One Bythopirellula goksoeyrii genomic window, GTGTGATGGCGGTTCTAGCCTGCGCAGTCGTTTGAAGCCAGATGGGCAGTCTGATTTCGTCCACTCTCACCCATGTGACCGCTCCAGCCCAAAATTCAGTGGTAGTTGGGGGTCGTTCTCCCGCTCGGGATCCAGTTCCTCGAATAGCAAACTTGGTTGGATATCGTGATTGTGCTGGTACTTGGAGCAGTACTCTTCCACGGAGCCGGTTAGCTCGTGATAGATGATTTGGCAAATCTCCGTTCCTGCATAGATTCGCACGGGTTGGACGGCGAACATTTCGAGTGTCCAAAAGCCTTCGAAGCCGACGTCGCCAAAACCGGCTGTTACATGCACGAAGAGTCCCAGCCGACCGACCGACGAACGACCTTCGATCTGTGGCACCAGGTTGTGGGTGTGGGTCCTTTCCACAGTACGTCCCAAGTAGAGTTGGTTAGGGCTGAGAACGATCCCTTCCTTGGGGATCTCGATCCGGCGGACCCTATTGGCTTTGGCCATATCGAGGACCACTTCTTCGTAGACCATCAATTCGTCGTGCAAAGTTAGGTTGTAGCTATTGGGGTTGATCCTCCTTGGATCGAAGGGATCGATGTCGATGTCCTCGCCCATGCGGCTGAGGATTTCTTGTCCGGATAGAATCATGGGGAATAGTCAGTTATCAGTGGTTAGTAGTCAGCGGTCAGTTGTAGCCGCGATGCAATGCATCGCTGGGCTACTTGCCTACCCCAACCTTGGGGCATGACTTCTGAAGTGAACAATTATCACAATCGGGCTTGCGAGCCGAGCAAACTTGTCGACCGTGGAGGATCATACGGTGCGAGAATCCAATCCATTCGTCTTGTGGGACGAGTTGCATCAGATCCTGCTCAACTTTAGCGGCATCTTTTTGTTTCGTGAGCCCCATTCGCAAGCTAAGACGACCGACATGGGTGTCGACCACCACTCCTGTCGGGATGCCATAGGCGGTTCCTAGCACCACATTCGCTGTCTTACGACCGACCCCGGCTAGTTCAACCAAGGAATCCAAGTCTTGCGGCACTTGCCCCTTGTATTTACCTACAAGTTCCGTGCTACACGCTTTGATGTTCTTGGCCTTATTGCGGAAGAAACCTGTGCTCTTGACGGCCGTCTCAAGATCTCCAATGGGGGCAGCCGCGAAGTCGGCGGGTTTCTTGTATTTGCGAAACAGGTCTTTGCAGACGAGATTCACCCGTTCGTCCGTACACTGGGCGGAAAGAATCGTGGCAACGAGCAGTTGAAACGGTGTCTTGTGGACCAGGGCACAATCGGCATCCGGAAAATCTTTCTTCAATTGTCGAATGAT contains:
- the dcd gene encoding dCTP deaminase, whose translation is MILSGQEILSRMGEDIDIDPFDPRRINPNSYNLTLHDELMVYEEVVLDMAKANRVRRIEIPKEGIVLSPNQLYLGRTVERTHTHNLVPQIEGRSSVGRLGLFVHVTAGFGDVGFEGFWTLEMFAVQPVRIYAGTEICQIIYHELTGSVEEYCSKYQHNHDIQPSLLFEELDPERENDPQLPLNFGLERSHG
- the nth gene encoding endonuclease III, with product MPPKRVSKPTRPTSGSKKPAPSAELKSHAAKIIRQLKKDFPDADCALVHKTPFQLLVATILSAQCTDERVNLVCKDLFRKYKKPADFAAAPIGDLETAVKSTGFFRNKAKNIKACSTELVGKYKGQVPQDLDSLVELAGVGRKTANVVLGTAYGIPTGVVVDTHVGRLSLRMGLTKQKDAAKVEQDLMQLVPQDEWIGFSHRMILHGRQVCSARKPDCDNCSLQKSCPKVGVGK